The nucleotide sequence ATCCCCCAAGTCCACCACCCCTGCATTTTCGCCGGGACCGACTAAGACGCGATCGCCGCTTGTGGGAAATTGACTGAGGAGGGGGCGAGAGTTTTTATAGCAGCAGTGCTCCGACCACATAACACCGAACATGGCCAGTTCGTTACGGTTGGGTTCCCGCCCCAGCCGCTCCACGATGGCGTCGTATTCGGCGGCAGAAATTCCGGCAGCTTTTAACGCTTGCGGGGTAAATGCGGGGCTGGATGCGGTCACGGCAGCCTTCTGATGAATTGAGCGTTTCTATTGTATGGGCAGAGGGGAAGCTGGCAGTCTCTCAGAGGCTCTCCGCACCGTGCAGCGCCTCCATCACTTGCAGGTACGTTTTCTCCAGCGAACCACTGTTATCGATCGCCACTTGACTGCGCATCACTTTCTCGACGAGGGGCCACTGGCTGGCAATGCGAGCCTCGGCTTCTTCCCGCGAGAGGGGGTTGCGCGCTTGCAAGCGCTGCAACTGCTGGGCGGGGGTACAGAACACCGTCCAAATTTCAGTGACGAGAGCGGTCATTCCGGCTTCAAATAACAGAGGGACGACCGCGACTGCCGTGCTGCCGTCGGGCTGTGCCTCAAGAAACTGTTGCAGGCGATCGCTCGCATAGGGGTGAATTTGCGCTTCTAGCCAGCGGCGCTCCTCTGGCTGGGCAAAGACAATCTGCCCCAAGTGGCGACGGTTTAACTGCCCCGATTCAGCCAGGATCTCGGGACCGTAGCGAGCGGCAATGCGCTCCCATATCTGCGACCCCGGCTGCACGGCCTCCCGTGCCAGGACATCGGCATCAATGACCGGAATACTGCAGTCGGCTAGCCACTGGGCCACAGTAGATTTCCCCGTGGCGATGCCTCCCGTCAAGCCAATAATTCTGCGCACTCAATTGTTCTCAGAATCCTTCAGGATCTTAAACGATGCTAGATCGAGACTGTTGAATCGCCTTGCCTTCCGCCCAGCACTACCATCAGACTAGTGCTCGGCGAAATCAGCCCGAGAGGCTGGCAGCACTTTCAGACTGAAGAAACTTCAGCCTCTGGCTCACCCGCAGCGGGTTAAGGTTGAGTAAAGTGACCGGTGCATTCAATGTCGTTATTTGACTGGTTTGCAGACAGACGCAAGGACACTCCCATCAGCAAGGAGCGTCAAGAACGCGGGATTGCTGACGATCTGTGGCGTAAATGTCCTAGCTGCGATGCACTGACCTACACCAAAGACCTGACGACTAATTTTCAGGTTTGCCCTAGCTGCGGTCACCACAATCGGATTCCGTCCCCCCAACGGCTGGCTCAGTTGATCGAACTAGATACCTGGAAGCCCCTGAACGATCGCCTCAGTTCTGCCGACCCACTCGAGTTTAGCGCTCGCCAACCCTACACCGATCGGGTTCGGGCCAGTCAAGAGAAGACTCAACTGCAAGACGCCGTCATAACTGGCATCGGCCACCTGCGCGAGTCCTCTGACCGCAATAGCATCCCGATCGTCCTCGGTATTATGGATTTTCGCTTTATGGGGGGCAGCATGGGCTCGGTGGTGGGAGAAAAAGTCACCCGCGCGATCGAGCGCGCCACTGCCGAACACCTGCCGCTGGTGTTGGTTTCCGCCTCTGGGGGAGCCCGCATGCACGAAGGGATTCTCAGCTTGATGCAAATGGCGAAGACGTCAGCAGCACTCGATCGCCATCGCGCTGCCGGTCAGCTTTTTATCTCCGTCCTGACTCACCCCACTTTTGGCGGTGTCACCGCTAGCTTTGCCATGCTGGGGGACATCATCCTGGCCGAGCCTAAAGCTTTGATTGGCTTTGCTGGCGGTCGCGTGATCGAGCAAACCATCCGCCAAAAATTACCCGAGGATTTTCAAACGGCTGAATACTTGTTAGAACACGGCCTCATCGATGCGATCGTGCCCCGCACGAAGCTGTGCCGCCGTCTCAACCAACTGATTTCCCTGCACCAGCCCAGACCCACTGCCTCGAACGGTACGCGCCCGTCCGGCCCCCACGATCGCTCCTCGTCTATACCCTTTACTGCCCCCCCATCGCCACTGAACTGAGCGCGATTTGGCCTTGCCGAATTCGATTGAGCTGCCAGAAAAATGCACTCGGCATGACGCCGAGCGCACTGGCTGGTTGCATGAATCGTGCAGGTGGACCCATTACCTTTGTCCTTGTGCCTGCCAGGAGATCGACCTATTTTTTCTTGGGATCGACCGCATCTTTAAAGGATTTACCGGCAGAGAAAGCAGGCACGGTCGTAGCCGGGATTGTCATTTTCTCGTTGGTTTTTGGATTGCGACCTTCCCGTTCTTTGCGCTTGCGCGGCTCGAAAGACCCAAACCCCACCAATGTGACCTTCTCTTCACTGGCTACCGTTTGAACAATCACATCTAAGGTGGCAGAAATGACGGCATCGGCCTCCTTCTTAGTCACGTTTGCCCGCTCTGCAACCGCGTCAATGAGCTCGCCCTTATTCATATGGATCTCCCGATTAATGTGTGAGTAGCTGCGCTTTTTTGACTGTAAATTCAATGACTCATTCTACAGCCCCTCAAGGGATACAGGGCACTTGCAGACCTTTTTTTTTCAGTATTCCAAGGTGTTTTGGGTGAATTTTGCGCAAAAATGTTCAGTTCGCTATATTTTGAGCCAAGCTTTCCCCCTGCTGCTGGCGAAAATAAGCCTCTAAAACCTGCCGCACCATCGGACCGGCCTTACTGCTGCCCCCACCCCCATCGTTTTCTAAAAAGCCCACCACGACAATTTCGGCAGACTCGTAGGGACCGTAAGCGGTAAACCACGCATGGGACTTGCGGGGCGGGTCTTCTGCCGTTCCCGATTTACCGGCGATCGCGGGGAGATCTGGAGAGAGGGCCACCCCCCGCCCCGTTCCGCCTGTAATGACCTCCCGCAACCCCTCTCGGACGACTCGCAATGTTTCGGGGGACAATCCGACCCATTTCCGCTGGGGTTGGACTTCGGGATTGAGCAGCAAGTGCGGCTGCACTCGCCAGCCACCATTCGCTGCCACAGCGGTCATGACCGCCACTTGCAGGGGGGTAGCGCTGACAAATCCCTGGCCAATTGACATATTGACGGTATCTCCCGTATACCATCTTTCGCCAATGTTCTCTTGCTTCCACTGGGTATCGGGAATAATACCGGGGGACTCGCCCGCTAGCGGGATGCCGGTTAATTGCCCAAATCCGTACCGACGAGCCCACTCTTGCAGCGGTTCGGCCCCCATGCGCACGGCAGTTTGGTAGAAAAATGTATCGCTGCTGTAGGCGATCGCCCGCTGAAAATCCAACACTCCAAATCCAGCTCGATTCCAGTCCCAAAATCGCCATCCTCCCACCTGAATGTAGGGGGCTGTCGCCAGCGTCGTGTCGGGGGGAAAGACACCCGACTCGATCGCTGCAGAGGTGGTGACCACCTTAAAGGTGCTGGCGGGGGGATAGGGTCTCAGATTTCGGTTGAGGAACGGAAACTGCTGGCTTTGCAACTCCTGCCACTGGTCGGGGGTGATATGGGAGGAAAAAATATTGGGATCGAAGCTGGGATAGCTAGCCATAGCCAGTACGGCTCCACTGTGGGAATCGATCGCCACCACAGCCCCTTTCCGCTCTGCTAAGGCTTCTTCGGCCACCTGCTGCAATTGCTTATCCAGACTCAATTGCAACGTTTGTCCGGCACGAGCAGGCTGCTCGCCTAAAATTTGCAGCACTTCCCCAGCGGCATCGACTTCCACCTGCTGACCGCCCCACTGACCCCGCAAGAGTTGCTCGTAGGTGCGCTCTGCCCCCATCTGACCGATGACATCGCCCAA is from Synechococcus sp. PCC 7336 and encodes:
- the coaE gene encoding dephospho-CoA kinase (Dephospho-CoA kinase (CoaE) performs the final step in coenzyme A biosynthesis.), which translates into the protein MRRIIGLTGGIATGKSTVAQWLADCSIPVIDADVLAREAVQPGSQIWERIAARYGPEILAESGQLNRRHLGQIVFAQPEERRWLEAQIHPYASDRLQQFLEAQPDGSTAVAVVPLLFEAGMTALVTEIWTVFCTPAQQLQRLQARNPLSREEAEARIASQWPLVEKVMRSQVAIDNSGSLEKTYLQVMEALHGAESL
- the accD gene encoding acetyl-CoA carboxylase, carboxyltransferase subunit beta, translating into MSLFDWFADRRKDTPISKERQERGIADDLWRKCPSCDALTYTKDLTTNFQVCPSCGHHNRIPSPQRLAQLIELDTWKPLNDRLSSADPLEFSARQPYTDRVRASQEKTQLQDAVITGIGHLRESSDRNSIPIVLGIMDFRFMGGSMGSVVGEKVTRAIERATAEHLPLVLVSASGGARMHEGILSLMQMAKTSAALDRHRAAGQLFISVLTHPTFGGVTASFAMLGDIILAEPKALIGFAGGRVIEQTIRQKLPEDFQTAEYLLEHGLIDAIVPRTKLCRRLNQLISLHQPRPTASNGTRPSGPHDRSSSIPFTAPPSPLN
- a CDS encoding HU family DNA-binding protein — encoded protein: MNLQSKKRSYSHINREIHMNKGELIDAVAERANVTKKEADAVISATLDVIVQTVASEEKVTLVGFGSFEPRKRKEREGRNPKTNEKMTIPATTVPAFSAGKSFKDAVDPKKK
- the mrdA gene encoding penicillin-binding protein 2, translated to MPLSSSHLSPSVRNAPETKVTGKNYQALLLLSICTGLLFGGIGTRLAHLQIAQNAHNRKLADNNHIRLIPIPPERGRILDRNGELLAGTQLAHGVFIWPLAQPEQDWALVAERLSGYIDIPAGEILERLERAGYNAPFPVRILRNANPEMVTRLQENIEDLPGIIVQPEAVRFYPSGDLAAHLLGYAGEITAEELAAADPAADYRLGDVIGQMGAERTYEQLLRGQWGGQQVEVDAAGEVLQILGEQPARAGQTLQLSLDKQLQQVAEEALAERKGAVVAIDSHSGAVLAMASYPSFDPNIFSSHITPDQWQELQSQQFPFLNRNLRPYPPASTFKVVTTSAAIESGVFPPDTTLATAPYIQVGGWRFWDWNRAGFGVLDFQRAIAYSSDTFFYQTAVRMGAEPLQEWARRYGFGQLTGIPLAGESPGIIPDTQWKQENIGERWYTGDTVNMSIGQGFVSATPLQVAVMTAVAANGGWRVQPHLLLNPEVQPQRKWVGLSPETLRVVREGLREVITGGTGRGVALSPDLPAIAGKSGTAEDPPRKSHAWFTAYGPYESAEIVVVGFLENDGGGGSSKAGPMVRQVLEAYFRQQQGESLAQNIAN